GTTCATAGTTATATTTTAAAATGTCAATAATCTCATCCCGAAATACCGAACTAGCTATAATAAACTTAACTCCGTCCTCTATCGAAGCAAATCCCTGTTTCTTAGGCTCCGCACGATAAAAGGTGTAATAGAACATTTTCAGCATGAGATGCTCTTCTTCTGTGTCTGGTTGCTTCTGCCCCTCTATATACGAGATTAGAAACTTCAGAAGTCTTCTCGAATTCAGATTTAACAGTGCTGGAATACGTTTCACTAACTCTGCTGTCGGAAACTCGAAAGGCTCCAGAACGCCTGCCTCGACCATTAATCCCCTTAAGAATCTGTTGCCATTGCGTCCACCATACAGCTCATAGATAGAGATCCCATGATATTCGGTAAAATTTTTTAAGGTTAATGGGAGTCCTGTATCCCCTTCAAAATATTTCATCTTGTTAATCAAACTCCGACGGTTTGTCGTGGCCTGTTTCAAATTCCTTAGTATATAGTCCTTCGCTTGCTTTTCAAGTTGAATAAAGCTTCCCCTAGGCAAATTAGAAAAACCATTCTCGACATAATGCTGCACGGAATGCTTAGTCTTACCCAGCAAAGAGCAGAACTTGTCCTGAAAATTATACTCCTTATGGGCTTGCCCAATGAAATCCAACACCGTTAAGCATTCTTTCCGATCTGATAGGCGCAATCCCCGACCAAGCTGCTGCAGGAACACCGTCAAGCTCTCCGTAGGACGCAAAAACAGAATGGTGTTGACCTCCGGAATATCTACCCCTTCATTATAGAGATCCACTACAAAAATAAACTTGATCTCACCGCTAACAAGGCGGTCCTTAGCCTGGCTTCGTTCTAGTTCTTTGGATTCTCCGTGTAAGGCGATGGATGGGATACCCGCTTCAGCAAATATTTTGGCCATATATAAAGCATGATCAACGCTTACGCAGAACCCCAAACCTTTGATTTCCTCCAGGTCGGTTACATACTTTTTGAGACTATTCATAATTTGAGTAGCACGAATTTTGTTACTCGTGTAGAGGGTTTCCAGCTCTCGAAGATCATAGCCCCGTCGCGACCATTTCACTTGTGACAAATCCACGTTATCCGTTACTCCAAAATAATGAAAGGGGGAAAGCAGCTTTCGGTCTATCGCGTCAGTTAAGCGAATCTCCGCAGCAATCGTATGGTCAAAATACGCAAGTATATCTTTGCCGTCCATGCGTTCAGGTGTTGCCGTTAAGCCCAGTAAAATCTCCGGTTGATAGTGATTCAAAAGCTTTTGATAGGATGGCGCCGCAGCATGATGAAACTCATCCACAATCATAAAATCATAGAAGTCCCTTGTCGTGGTTTCTGCTAACTTCATAGAGTTAAAGCTTTGAATACTAATAAAAAGGTGATCTAACGCCTGTGCCTGATTGCTGCCGACATGCAATTCTCCGAAGTTCAAATCCTTCAAAATAAACCGGAAGGTATCCCGGCTCTGCTTTAAGATCTCTTCACGGTGTGCTACAAAAAGAAGCTTTGCTCCTGGATGATGGGCCCGATATCGCTTGAAATCAAAAGCTGAGATCACGGTCTTCCCGACACCTGTAGCCGCGACTACCAGGTTTTTCATTCTTCCAAATAAAGTTCGCTGAGCTTCAAGCTTCTCCAACACTTCCTTTTGATAATCGTAAGGCGTCAGATCAAAATGGAAATGAAGCGTCTCCTGCTCATGCAGCTTCTTTCCCCCTAAGGCTTCCTTAAGTTGAAGCTCGTGCTCTGCATTCTCTGCAGTAAACATTTTAAATTCTCTGTCATTCCAATAACTCTCAAAAGTAGCTTCGATTTTTTTCAGAACATCGTAGGAGTCTTTCTCCGTCACCTTCAAATTCCATTCAAGGCCACTGGTTAGTGCAGGATTAGAAAGATTCGATGAACCCACATAAGCCGTTGTAAAACCTGTGTCGCGCATAAATACGTAGGCCTTCGCGTGTAATCGGGTCCGATCTGTATCATAGGAAATTTTAATCTGGGTGTTGGAAAGCTTGCACAGCTCCATAACGGCCTTGTAATCCGTCGCTTCCATGTAAGTCGTCGTGATCACACGAAGCTTCCCGCCGCTGGATGTAAACTGCTCGAGCTGTTCCATGAGACACCGAAGACCACTCCATTTGATAAAAGATACCAAGAGATCTATGCGGTCTGCCGTTACAATCTCATGCTTTAGCTCATTCATCATATTGGGTTCGGAATGCGAGCCTGTAAATAAAGAGCTTTGCGATAACGGTGTCGCTGGGCGAATCACCTTCTCACTTTTCACACCGCGGATATGATTCAGCTTGGAATAAACATAAGTTAAGACTTCACCCTGCTCGTCAAGCTGCAGCTCCCGATATTCCTCTTGCCCCAGAGCATCCTTTAACGTAGCGATAATCTCATTGCAGGTTCGAACCTGGGCAAGCACCGCTTCTTCGTCACTACTTTGTTCCCGCACTGCTTTTAACGCTCTACGTGTTACCGCAGCTAAGTAATTCGACAGCAGCTTTCTGGCTTCCTCAGCATCAAGAGCTTCCTTGCCTATATCATACAAAGCAGGATCCAAGGCTGCGAGCTGCTTCCTCGTGATATTATTAACGATTTGTTCGTAGAGTCCTTGTTTCATAGGGGCACCTCTAAGGGAATTAATTCGAACCACGCCGTTCAAAATGCGCATGCAATCGATACAAGCAAATCTCTTTCGTCCAAGCATGTCTACCCAGACAATTATCTCATCATTACCTGCACTATTGTCATTCAATATGAATCCGCTCGAACATTATATCTGTTTTGATTTAAATCAGGCCGGTTCGATGTCACATTTAATTAATTTTCTTCTATTCAATAATATGAGAATTACTTGCCTAATCTTTTATTAAAAATTTAAAATTTCTAATAATAATTGTATATTACTAGGATCAATGATATTATAAAACTTAAATTACGTACGTAAACAAGGAGGATTACATTGAATTTTTCTTATAGCTTCCCTGCTTTGCGCGGCATACAAGCTAATAAAGAATTTTATACCGTCATTTGCCCTTTGCGCCTAATCCCAAAAATATTTTTATTTGATGAAGAGGAGATCCCTCCAGAGCACCGCGCTCAACGATTAATGAACAAGTCTCGTATACCAGAGATTGCAAACTACATTTTGGAAAATCCAAAAGAGTACGTATTCTCATCATTAACCGCTTCAGTCGATGGTGAGCTTAACTTTCAATCAATCTCTGAAGAAAATAGTGATATAGGCAATTTAACAATTTCATTAGATTCAAAATTTCTTATCAACGATGGTCAACATCGACGCGCTGCGATCGAGGAAGCACTCAAGATTTCTCCTGACTTAGGTAATGAGTCAATATCGGTCGTTTTCTTTCATGATCGTGGATTAAAAAGATCACAACAAATATTTTCCGATCTAAATCGTCATGCGGTCAACACAACATCCAGTATAGGAATTCTTTACGATCATCGCGACCAATTTGCTTTGCTGACGAAGGACATTATAAGTAGCATACCTCTTCTTGAGCGATATACCGACAAAGAAAAGGTTTCACTTTCCAAAAACTCTCCTAAGCTTTTTGCATTAAACCACATATTTAATACTAATTGCAGATTAATTGGAAAGAAAAAAGGCGAGCTTCTCTCAGAGCAAGAGCGCTCATTTATTTTGGAATTCTGGACAGTATTAGTCGAATCAATACCAGAATGGAAACTAGTTCTAAACAAGGAAATTTCCCCTCGTGAACTAAGACAAAATTGTATCGCAGCTCATGGGGTTTTTTTAGAAGCTGTTGGAATAGTTGGTCATTATTTATATGTAAATATGCCCACAACTTGGCGAGATTTCATCAAGAAGTTTCACAAAATTGACTGGAACCGCGACAATAAAATTGATTGGCTAGGGAGGGCTTATGGCCCTACTGGTCGCATTAATAAAACCAATGAGACTATACATCTAACATCCAATCTTATTAAGTGTAAACTCGGACTAGATTTGACAGAAAGCGAACGTGAGATAGAGATTCGATTTTTGGAGGGACAAAAAATTGAAGTTTGACATCTTTAATACAAATACCAAGTTTCAAGAAGCGCAAAAACGAATACAAGAAGTATATTTAGCTGATGAACGTCCATGGGTAGTTGGCTATAGTGGAGGTAAAGACTCTACTGCTGTTGTTCAAGCGATCTTTAATGCATTGCTCGATCTTCAACAAGAGCAGTTAACTAAAAAGGTATATATTATTTCATCAGATACGTTGGTAGAAACCCCATTAATTATTAATAAAATAACAACAGCACTTGGAAAAATGCAGGACTATGCTTTACAAGTTGGCTTACCCATTGAGACTCATAAAATCCGCCCAGCGATTGAACAAACATTTTGGGCATCACTAATCGGGAAAGGCTACCCCTCCCTCGCCAAAAATTCAGATGGTGCA
This genomic window from Paenibacillus hexagrammi contains:
- the dndB gene encoding DNA sulfur modification protein DndB, whose protein sequence is MTLNFSYSFPALRGIQANKEFYTVICPLRLIPKIFLFDEEEIPPEHRAQRLMNKSRIPEIANYILENPKEYVFSSLTASVDGELNFQSISEENSDIGNLTISLDSKFLINDGQHRRAAIEEALKISPDLGNESISVVFFHDRGLKRSQQIFSDLNRHAVNTTSSIGILYDHRDQFALLTKDIISSIPLLERYTDKEKVSLSKNSPKLFALNHIFNTNCRLIGKKKGELLSEQERSFILEFWTVLVESIPEWKLVLNKEISPRELRQNCIAAHGVFLEAVGIVGHYLYVNMPTTWRDFIKKFHKIDWNRDNKIDWLGRAYGPTGRINKTNETIHLTSNLIKCKLGLDLTESEREIEIRFLEGQKIEV
- a CDS encoding DUF3427 domain-containing protein, with the protein product MKQGLYEQIVNNITRKQLAALDPALYDIGKEALDAEEARKLLSNYLAAVTRRALKAVREQSSDEEAVLAQVRTCNEIIATLKDALGQEEYRELQLDEQGEVLTYVYSKLNHIRGVKSEKVIRPATPLSQSSLFTGSHSEPNMMNELKHEIVTADRIDLLVSFIKWSGLRCLMEQLEQFTSSGGKLRVITTTYMEATDYKAVMELCKLSNTQIKISYDTDRTRLHAKAYVFMRDTGFTTAYVGSSNLSNPALTSGLEWNLKVTEKDSYDVLKKIEATFESYWNDREFKMFTAENAEHELQLKEALGGKKLHEQETLHFHFDLTPYDYQKEVLEKLEAQRTLFGRMKNLVVAATGVGKTVISAFDFKRYRAHHPGAKLLFVAHREEILKQSRDTFRFILKDLNFGELHVGSNQAQALDHLFISIQSFNSMKLAETTTRDFYDFMIVDEFHHAAAPSYQKLLNHYQPEILLGLTATPERMDGKDILAYFDHTIAAEIRLTDAIDRKLLSPFHYFGVTDNVDLSQVKWSRRGYDLRELETLYTSNKIRATQIMNSLKKYVTDLEEIKGLGFCVSVDHALYMAKIFAEAGIPSIALHGESKELERSQAKDRLVSGEIKFIFVVDLYNEGVDIPEVNTILFLRPTESLTVFLQQLGRGLRLSDRKECLTVLDFIGQAHKEYNFQDKFCSLLGKTKHSVQHYVENGFSNLPRGSFIQLEKQAKDYILRNLKQATTNRRSLINKMKYFEGDTGLPLTLKNFTEYHGISIYELYGGRNGNRFLRGLMVEAGVLEPFEFPTAELVKRIPALLNLNSRRLLKFLISYIEGQKQPDTEEEHLMLKMFYYTFYRAEPKKQGFASIEDGVKFIIASSVFRDEIIDILKYNYEHIDFVDKKHDYPFACPIDIHCKYSTDQILAAFGLWNEEKAPAFREGVKYFEDKKTDIFFITLNKSDKDFSPSTLYEDYAINERLFHWQTQSRISENTKTAQRYIRHRETGNRIALFVREYKEENDYTSPFVYLGEAEYVKHEGSKPMSIVWRLKEEMPPVMVPAANKCIV
- a CDS encoding adenine nucleotide alpha hydrolase family protein gives rise to the protein MKFDIFNTNTKFQEAQKRIQEVYLADERPWVVGYSGGKDSTAVVQAIFNALLDLQQEQLTKKVYIISSDTLVETPLIINKITTALGKMQDYALQVGLPIETHKIRPAIEQTFWASLIGKGYPSLAKNSDGAQTV